In the Aliarcobacter cryaerophilus genome, one interval contains:
- the trpB gene encoding tryptophan synthase subunit beta — MQKQKPYLQSFPDENGYFGKFGGSFIPPQLELPFNEINEAYNKLSNDFQFIDELKKIRKYYQGRPTPITYCNNLSNLVGGARIYLKREDLNHTGAHKLNHCMAEVLLAKYLGKKRVIAETGAGQHGVALATAAAYFGLECEIHMGEVDIKKEHPNVVKMKILGAKIIPVTKGLKTLKEAVDSAFESYLKDTKTQMFAIGSVVGPHPFPKMVRDFQSIIGIESKEQFFEMTGKLPDAIAACVGGGSNAMGIFSAFIEDSVDLYAIEPAGKGSKLGEHSASITYGKEGVMHGFNSIMLIDENGEPAPVHSIASGIDYPSVGPEHAYLNSIGRTKVGLCSDEEAVEAFYTLSRCEGIIPALESSHAVSFAMKWAKDNSGKSILVNLSGRGDKDIDFIIDNYPRD; from the coding sequence ATGCAGAAACAAAAGCCATATTTGCAAAGTTTTCCAGATGAAAATGGATATTTTGGTAAATTTGGAGGATCTTTTATTCCACCACAACTTGAACTTCCATTTAATGAGATAAATGAAGCTTATAATAAATTATCAAATGATTTTCAATTTATAGATGAGCTAAAAAAAATTAGAAAATATTATCAAGGAAGACCAACTCCAATTACATATTGTAATAATTTATCAAATTTAGTAGGGGGCGCAAGAATCTATCTAAAAAGAGAGGATTTGAATCATACAGGAGCTCATAAACTAAATCACTGTATGGCAGAGGTTTTACTTGCAAAATATTTGGGTAAAAAAAGAGTTATAGCTGAAACAGGAGCAGGGCAACATGGTGTTGCGTTAGCAACTGCGGCTGCTTATTTTGGATTAGAGTGTGAAATACATATGGGTGAAGTTGATATTAAAAAAGAGCATCCAAATGTTGTAAAAATGAAAATCTTAGGTGCTAAAATAATACCTGTTACAAAAGGATTAAAAACTTTAAAAGAGGCAGTTGATAGTGCTTTTGAGAGTTATTTAAAAGATACAAAAACTCAAATGTTTGCAATAGGAAGTGTGGTTGGTCCTCATCCATTTCCAAAAATGGTTAGAGATTTTCAAAGTATTATTGGTATTGAATCAAAAGAGCAATTTTTTGAGATGACTGGAAAACTTCCTGATGCAATAGCTGCTTGCGTTGGAGGTGGAAGTAATGCTATGGGAATATTTAGTGCTTTTATTGAAGATAGTGTTGATTTATATGCAATAGAACCAGCTGGAAAAGGCTCTAAATTAGGTGAACATAGTGCAAGTATTACTTATGGAAAAGAGGGAGTTATGCATGGATTTAACTCTATTATGTTAATTGATGAAAATGGAGAACCTGCTCCTGTTCACTCAATAGCAAGTGGGATAGATTATCCATCTGTTGGTCCTGAACATGCATATTTAAATAGCATTGGAAGAACTAAAGTGGGACTTTGTAGTGATGAAGAGGCTGTTGAAGCATTTTATACACTTTCAAGATGTGAAGGAATTATTCCAGCACTTGAATCTTCTCATGCTGTTTCTTTTGCTATGAAATGGGCAAAAGATAATAGTGGAAAATCAATTTTGGTAAATCTTAGTGGAAGAGGGGATAAGGATATAGATTTTATAATCGATAACTATCCAAGAGATTAG
- a CDS encoding aminotransferase class V-fold PLP-dependent enzyme — MQKDIFRPFLNENSDKLNFLRYNTIGKNKDKYFDFTASGLAFRQIENRIHEVLETYANTHSKESSNAKITTKYYEDARQTLQKSLEIDDSFAILPCGSGATGAIKKLQEILGVYIPPKTKERLKEKGLKIDKKSMPLVIVGPYEHHSNEVSFRESLAQVKRVKLRKDGLIDLEHLENILEKNKNREIIGSFTIASNVSGIITCYKKISNLLRKYKATVCFDAAASSSYMNISSSYYDALFLSPHKLLGGVGSCGILVVKKYLVDASLPPSFAGGGTVKYVNKSYQIYEEQIEVREDAGTPAITQFIRAALAYKLRNEIGFEFIENRKKELYLYLLEELKSIQNLLIYGNKKSHNIGIVSFNIKDFNPYTLCEKLSNSGFQTRAGCSCAGPYGHDLLGLKKVSMKNRPGWLRVGVHYIQTKDEIKALVDDIKNSLVL; from the coding sequence ATGCAAAAAGATATTTTTAGACCATTTTTAAATGAAAATAGTGATAAACTTAATTTTCTTAGATATAACACAATAGGTAAAAACAAAGATAAATATTTTGATTTCACAGCCTCAGGTCTTGCTTTTAGACAAATTGAAAATAGAATCCACGAAGTTTTAGAAACTTATGCAAATACACACTCAAAAGAGAGTAGTAATGCAAAAATTACTACTAAATATTATGAGGATGCTAGACAAACTTTACAAAAAAGTTTAGAAATTGATGATAGTTTTGCTATTTTACCTTGTGGTTCTGGAGCAACTGGTGCTATAAAAAAACTACAAGAGATTTTAGGAGTTTATATTCCACCAAAAACAAAAGAGAGGCTAAAAGAAAAAGGTCTAAAAATAGATAAAAAGTCCATGCCTTTGGTAATTGTTGGACCCTATGAACATCACTCAAATGAAGTTAGCTTTAGAGAGAGTTTGGCACAAGTTAAAAGAGTGAAACTTAGAAAAGATGGTCTAATAGACCTTGAACACTTAGAAAATATATTAGAAAAAAATAAAAATCGTGAGATTATAGGCTCTTTTACAATAGCTTCAAATGTAAGTGGAATAATAACTTGCTACAAAAAAATATCAAATCTTTTGAGAAAATATAAGGCAACTGTCTGTTTTGATGCAGCTGCAAGTAGTTCGTACATGAATATTTCATCATCATATTATGATGCACTATTTTTATCTCCTCATAAACTTTTAGGAGGTGTTGGATCTTGTGGAATTTTGGTAGTTAAAAAATATTTAGTAGATGCATCTTTACCACCAAGCTTTGCAGGTGGTGGAACGGTAAAATATGTAAATAAAAGTTATCAAATATATGAAGAACAAATAGAAGTAAGAGAAGATGCTGGAACTCCAGCAATTACACAATTCATAAGAGCTGCTTTGGCATATAAATTAAGAAATGAAATAGGCTTTGAATTTATAGAAAATAGAAAAAAAGAGTTATATTTATATCTATTAGAAGAGCTAAAGAGTATTCAAAATTTACTTATTTATGGAAATAAAAAGAGCCATAATATTGGTATTGTATCTTTTAATATAAAAGATTTTAACCCTTACACATTATGTGAAAAACTTTCAAATAGTGGCTTTCAAACTAGAGCTGGATGCTCTTGTGCTGGACCTTATGGGCATGATTTACTGGGACTTAAAAAAGTATCTATGAAAAATCGACCAGGATGGCTTCGAGTTGGAGTTCACTATATTCAAACAAAAGATGAAATTAAAGCTTTGGTTGATGATATTAAAAATAGTTTGGTTTTATGA
- the cysT gene encoding sulfate ABC transporter permease subunit CysT — MRLNFGILKRPNSPIPGFGLTMGYTVFYLSIIVIIPLIALFTEAFSMGFDAFISASTDARVVASYKLTFVTSLIAALINTIFGVIVAWCLVRYTFFGKRVFDAIVDLPFALPTAVSGIALTTLYSSSGWFGQILEPLGIKIVFTPIGITIALIFIGLPFVVRTVQPALEEIQIEQEEASASLGASRWQTFYKVILPTIFPAVLTGFALSFARALGEYGSVVFIAGNMPFKTEISTLLIITKLEQYDFAGATAIAVVMLLISFVMLLLINILQRWSSRRKGMEAI, encoded by the coding sequence ATGAGATTAAATTTTGGAATATTAAAAAGACCAAATTCACCTATTCCTGGTTTTGGTTTGACTATGGGATATACGGTATTTTATTTAAGTATTATTGTAATCATTCCACTAATTGCACTTTTTACTGAAGCTTTTAGTATGGGATTTGATGCTTTTATAAGTGCCTCAACAGATGCAAGAGTGGTAGCTAGTTATAAACTAACTTTTGTAACTTCACTAATAGCTGCTCTTATTAATACAATTTTTGGAGTAATTGTTGCTTGGTGTTTGGTGCGATATACATTTTTTGGGAAAAGAGTTTTTGATGCAATTGTTGATTTACCTTTTGCTCTTCCAACAGCTGTTTCAGGTATTGCACTTACAACTTTATATTCAAGTTCTGGTTGGTTTGGACAAATTTTAGAGCCACTTGGAATTAAAATAGTATTTACACCTATTGGGATTACAATTGCTTTAATATTTATTGGGCTTCCTTTTGTTGTAAGAACAGTTCAACCAGCTCTTGAAGAGATTCAAATTGAGCAAGAAGAAGCAAGTGCAAGTTTAGGGGCTAGTAGATGGCAAACTTTTTATAAAGTGATACTTCCTACTATTTTCCCAGCAGTTTTAACAGGATTTGCACTATCTTTTGCAAGAGCTTTAGGTGAGTATGGTTCAGTTGTTTTTATAGCTGGAAATATGCCATTTAAAACAGAGATTAGCACACTTTTGATTATTACAAAGCTTGAACAGTACGATTTTGCAGGAGCAACAGCAATTGCAGTTGTGATGCTTTTAATCTCTTTTGTTATGTTGCTTTTAATTAACATTTTACAAAGATGGAGTTCAAGAAGAAAAGGAATGGAGGCAATATGA
- a CDS encoding saccharopine dehydrogenase C-terminal domain-containing protein — MKIVFFGVGAVCSVMATLLDELSNKSKQKDINFVFVVRNIKKAQGHFFKNSNILNKSDFLEIKHFEEIFEDSKKYEKYLQNSDIFINSSTPSFNLPIMNLALKYNTNYADLASDIYKDEIISTLKFDQQILENEFKSQNLFALINLGISPGITNFLIGEKIHSLKNLPYEVKIKKLEINLLEEIQSKKLIFSWSPKVAIDELAFPPVFYKKNKPKTIEPFSKSKVYKFPYFRNIVDIYPVFQEELISLKQSFPQIENLKLFVGGSEIELMKNLYQLNLFSNKYCYENSDSKISINTIIKNIVPKMKTPEIVEDYIKKKTIKYAEFSAVADIYLEILYPQNDQKISTIESVGLSFNKYTELVKTAYSGSTYVSYPTGVAAGILIYYSLLNKKRLSGVILSENLPELFEHTVNDIIKRELGNYKINLINQIK, encoded by the coding sequence ATGAAGATAGTTTTTTTTGGTGTTGGCGCTGTTTGTAGTGTTATGGCAACTTTGTTAGATGAACTTTCTAATAAAAGTAAACAAAAAGATATAAATTTTGTATTTGTTGTAAGAAATATAAAGAAAGCTCAAGGTCATTTTTTTAAAAATAGTAATATTTTAAATAAATCAGATTTTTTGGAGATAAAACATTTTGAAGAAATTTTTGAAGATAGTAAAAAATATGAAAAATATCTACAAAATAGTGATATTTTTATAAATAGTTCCACTCCATCTTTTAATCTACCTATTATGAATTTAGCTTTGAAATACAATACAAATTATGCTGATTTGGCAAGTGATATTTATAAAGATGAGATAATTTCGACACTTAAATTTGATCAACAAATTTTAGAAAATGAGTTTAAATCGCAAAATTTATTTGCTTTAATAAATCTTGGGATTTCTCCTGGAATTACAAACTTTTTAATCGGTGAAAAAATACACTCTTTAAAAAACCTTCCTTATGAAGTTAAGATTAAAAAATTAGAGATTAACCTTTTAGAAGAGATTCAATCAAAAAAATTAATCTTTTCGTGGTCACCAAAAGTAGCTATTGATGAGCTTGCATTTCCTCCAGTTTTTTACAAAAAGAATAAACCAAAAACTATTGAACCATTTTCAAAATCAAAAGTATATAAATTCCCATATTTTAGAAATATTGTCGATATTTATCCAGTTTTTCAAGAGGAGTTAATATCACTAAAACAAAGTTTTCCTCAAATTGAAAATTTAAAACTCTTTGTTGGTGGAAGTGAAATTGAACTAATGAAAAATTTATACCAGCTAAATTTATTCTCAAATAAATATTGCTATGAAAACAGTGATTCAAAAATATCGATTAATACAATTATAAAAAATATAGTCCCAAAAATGAAAACTCCTGAAATTGTTGAAGATTATATAAAGAAAAAAACAATCAAATATGCTGAGTTTTCAGCAGTTGCTGATATATATTTAGAAATTTTATATCCTCAAAATGATCAAAAAATAAGTACTATAGAATCAGTTGGTCTATCTTTTAACAAATATACTGAACTTGTAAAAACAGCTTATTCAGGTTCAACTTATGTATCTTATCCAACAGGAGTTGCAGCTGGAATTTTAATTTACTACTCATTATTAAATAAAAAAAGGTTAAGTGGAGTAATTTTAAGTGAAAACCTTCCAGAACTTTTTGAACATACTGTAAATGATATTATAAAAAGAGAGTTAGGAAACTATAAAATAAATCTAATAAACCAAATTAAATAG
- a CDS encoding hemerythrin family protein has translation MLIDKNRLPIVDMDFMNETHYEDVDIINDLYKNIELYNQNSSLENFENLKMKYKEWIEHTVNHFATEEEEMVKRGFFAYPFHKGEHDANIEEIKAVWNNFEKSKDILKLKNYIEYDVINWLINHIKSMDTVTARFFKTGMMGGCGMM, from the coding sequence ATGTTAATAGATAAAAATAGATTACCAATTGTTGATATGGATTTTATGAATGAGACTCACTATGAGGATGTTGATATAATAAATGATCTTTATAAAAATATAGAACTTTATAATCAGAATAGTTCTTTAGAAAATTTTGAAAATCTAAAAATGAAATATAAAGAGTGGATTGAACATACTGTAAACCATTTTGCAACTGAAGAAGAGGAGATGGTAAAAAGAGGTTTTTTTGCATATCCATTTCATAAAGGTGAACATGATGCAAATATAGAGGAGATAAAAGCAGTTTGGAATAATTTTGAGAAAAGCAAAGATATATTGAAACTTAAAAACTATATTGAATATGATGTAATAAATTGGCTTATAAATCATATAAAAAGTATGGATACAGTAACTGCAAGATTTTTCAAAACAGGAATGATGGGTGGTTGCGGTATGATGTAG
- the cysW gene encoding sulfate ABC transporter permease subunit CysW, with product MKTISNSQSSQTESRLVKYSLIFIAVAFLLIMLVVPLITIFAEAFRKGYEAYFLSFNDEYVLSAIKLTFITAAIAVPLNVIFGICASWAIAKYSFFGKSFLITLIDLPFAVSPVISGFVYILLFGAQGWFGHYLVENDIQIIFAVPGIVLATIFVTFPFVARELIPLMQEMGNDEEQAALLLGASGFQTFLKVTLPNIKWGLLYGVILCNARAMGEFGAVSVVSGHIQGVTNTMPLQVEILYNEYNFVAAFAVSTLLAILALLTLVLKYILEWKVQRKIKKLDNEQ from the coding sequence ATGAAAACTATAAGTAATTCACAAAGTTCACAAACAGAATCAAGATTAGTAAAATATTCATTAATTTTTATAGCAGTAGCTTTTTTACTTATTATGCTTGTAGTTCCTTTGATTACAATATTTGCAGAAGCATTTAGAAAAGGTTATGAAGCATATTTTTTAAGTTTTAATGATGAGTATGTATTAAGTGCAATAAAACTTACATTTATAACTGCAGCCATTGCAGTACCACTAAATGTAATTTTTGGAATATGTGCATCTTGGGCAATAGCAAAATACTCATTTTTTGGGAAAAGTTTTTTAATTACTTTGATTGATTTGCCTTTTGCTGTAAGTCCTGTTATTTCTGGGTTTGTATATATTTTACTTTTTGGAGCACAAGGTTGGTTTGGACACTATTTAGTAGAAAACGATATTCAAATAATTTTTGCAGTTCCTGGAATTGTACTTGCAACTATATTTGTAACATTTCCATTTGTGGCACGTGAGCTAATTCCTTTAATGCAAGAGATGGGAAATGATGAAGAACAAGCAGCACTTCTTTTGGGCGCTAGTGGTTTTCAAACATTTTTAAAAGTTACTTTACCAAATATAAAATGGGGATTACTTTATGGAGTAATATTATGTAATGCAAGAGCAATGGGTGAATTTGGAGCTGTTTCAGTTGTATCAGGGCATATTCAAGGTGTTACAAACACTATGCCACTTCAAGTTGAGATTTTATACAACGAATACAACTTTGTTGCAGCTTTTGCAGTTTCAACACTTTTAGCAATATTGGCACTTTTAACTCTTGTTTTAAAATATATTTTAGAGTGGAAAGTGCAGAGAAAAATTAAAAAATTAGATAATGAACAATAA
- a CDS encoding Hsp20/alpha crystallin family protein translates to MLLTKFDPFKQLKEIEKNLYTQVGNNEGVTAFVPTVNTREGEFAYHVDVDLPGVKKEDIKVDLNKGVLTISGERKTKEEVKQEDYYKIETYFGKFSRSFTLPDNVDIENIEAKSDNGVLEIVIPKLKDDVSKKSIEIK, encoded by the coding sequence ATGTTATTAACAAAATTTGACCCATTTAAACAGTTAAAAGAGATAGAGAAAAATTTATATACACAAGTTGGAAATAATGAAGGTGTTACAGCTTTTGTACCAACTGTAAATACAAGAGAAGGTGAGTTTGCATATCATGTTGATGTCGATTTACCAGGTGTAAAAAAAGAAGATATAAAAGTTGATTTAAACAAAGGTGTATTAACTATAAGTGGTGAAAGAAAAACTAAAGAAGAGGTAAAACAAGAAGATTATTACAAAATAGAGACATATTTTGGTAAATTTTCAAGAAGTTTCACACTTCCAGATAATGTAGATATTGAAAATATAGAAGCAAAAAGTGATAATGGAGTTTTAGAAATAGTTATTCCTAAACTTAAAGATGATGTATCGAAAAAATCAATAGAGATTAAATAA
- a CDS encoding sulfate/molybdate ABC transporter ATP-binding protein produces the protein MKIEVKNLTKYFGNFTALQDINLDIVEGELLALLGPSGSGKTTLLRMIAGLETVDSIDKGEILFNNIDVAKKDIKDRDIGFVFQHYALFRHMTVFENIAFGLRVKPKKQRLSNKEIEEKVTKLLKLIQLDGFASRFPWQLSGGQRQRVALARALAVEPKVLLLDEPFGALDAKVRTDLRRWLKELQEELGITTILVTHDQEEALEVANRIVVINKGKIEQIGTPEDVFHNPKNEFVINFLGNVNLFHAREIEDGANLEDITDNKYLIRPHELEIVDINDSEAIIHAKVKYIQLAGSFVKVELTYLNDEKRVVLVELAHYEFSDKNIKKGDIVGIRTRKLRSFEDGAGI, from the coding sequence ATGAAAATAGAAGTAAAAAATTTAACAAAATATTTTGGAAACTTTACAGCTTTACAAGATATAAACTTGGACATAGTTGAAGGTGAACTTTTAGCTCTTTTAGGACCTTCAGGAAGTGGAAAAACAACACTTTTAAGAATGATTGCAGGACTTGAAACGGTTGATAGCATAGACAAAGGGGAAATTTTATTTAACAATATTGATGTGGCTAAAAAAGATATTAAAGATAGAGATATAGGGTTTGTATTCCAACACTATGCTCTATTTAGACATATGACAGTTTTTGAAAATATAGCTTTTGGTCTTAGAGTAAAACCTAAAAAACAAAGACTTAGCAACAAAGAGATAGAAGAAAAAGTTACAAAACTTTTAAAACTAATACAACTTGATGGATTTGCTTCAAGATTTCCTTGGCAACTTTCAGGTGGTCAGAGACAAAGAGTTGCTTTGGCAAGAGCTTTGGCAGTTGAACCAAAAGTATTATTACTTGATGAGCCATTTGGTGCACTTGATGCAAAGGTACGAACTGATTTAAGAAGATGGTTAAAAGAGCTTCAAGAGGAGCTTGGAATTACAACTATTTTAGTAACACATGATCAAGAAGAGGCTTTGGAAGTTGCAAATAGAATTGTTGTAATAAACAAAGGGAAAATTGAGCAAATAGGAACTCCTGAAGATGTATTTCATAATCCTAAAAACGAGTTTGTAATAAACTTTTTAGGAAATGTAAATCTATTTCACGCAAGAGAGATTGAAGATGGTGCTAACTTAGAAGATATAACAGATAATAAGTATCTTATTCGTCCTCATGAGTTAGAAATTGTAGATATAAATGATAGTGAAGCAATAATTCATGCAAAAGTAAAATATATACAACTAGCAGGGTCTTTTGTAAAAGTTGAACTTACATATTTAAATGATGAAAAAAGAGTTGTTTTAGTTGAGTTGGCACACTATGAATTTAGTGATAAAAATATAAAAAAAGGTGATATAGTAGGAATTAGAACAAGAAAATTAAGAAGTTTTGAAGATGGAGCTGGAATATAA
- a CDS encoding metallophosphoesterase, producing the protein MIFLTFIITIFHDITSIFFKKIFKKSKISSQRRNFFKKTFDIGATSLILATNLKAIDNARHIELEVVDVEIKNLKKPYKIIQLSDIHIGGLIDKKFIEDLVKKVNILDGDLVVITGDLVDTKLEFAKPALDELKNIKSKYGTYFIVGNHEYFHGVTPIIDYLNNLGIKVLENESVYIGDENIGFNLAGVYDNFGFKYGSYIPDINKALENCKSSPTVLLAHQPKFINSISNTSNIDLILCGHTHGGQIFPFNFLVKLDQPYVKGLNIHNETTQVYVNKGTGFWGPPMRLGASSEITILNLKEAKA; encoded by the coding sequence GTGATTTTTTTAACATTTATAATAACAATTTTTCACGATATCACCTCAATTTTTTTCAAAAAAATTTTCAAAAAATCAAAAATATCATCACAAAGAAGAAATTTTTTCAAAAAAACTTTTGATATTGGTGCAACTTCACTAATTCTTGCAACAAATCTAAAAGCGATTGACAATGCAAGACATATTGAACTTGAAGTTGTAGATGTAGAGATTAAAAATTTAAAAAAACCATATAAAATAATACAACTAAGTGATATTCATATTGGTGGATTAATAGATAAAAAATTTATAGAAGATTTAGTAAAAAAAGTAAATATTTTAGATGGTGACCTTGTTGTTATAACTGGTGACCTTGTGGATACTAAATTAGAATTTGCAAAACCAGCCTTAGATGAATTAAAAAATATAAAATCAAAATATGGAACATATTTTATAGTTGGAAATCACGAGTATTTTCACGGGGTTACTCCTATAATTGATTATCTAAATAATCTTGGAATTAAAGTTTTAGAAAATGAATCTGTATATATTGGTGATGAAAATATTGGATTTAATCTAGCTGGAGTTTATGATAACTTTGGCTTTAAATATGGGTCATATATTCCAGATATTAATAAAGCTTTGGAAAATTGTAAAAGCTCTCCAACAGTTCTTTTAGCTCATCAACCAAAATTTATTAACTCGATTTCCAATACATCAAATATTGATCTGATTTTATGTGGACACACTCATGGAGGACAGATTTTTCCATTTAATTTCTTAGTAAAACTTGATCAACCTTATGTAAAAGGTTTAAATATACACAATGAAACAACTCAAGTATATGTAAACAAAGGAACAGGATTTTGGGGACCACCAATGAGACTTGGTGCTAGTAGTGAGATAACTATTTTAAATCTAAAAGAGGCAAAAGCCTAA